The sequence CGCTGTTTTAAGCGGTTCAATATCGTCAAACACCATATTGACCGGCCCCGCGCCCGCGCCGTCCGGTTCCGGCAAAACGGCGGAAACAATGCTGCCATTCCGCTCAAAATTAACGGCGGTATCGAAAGCGGAATGCAGTTTGTACATGCCGGGTGCGATCGCGTCGCCGTGGCGGAGCAGTTTCATTTCTGTATGGTACAATTTATCGCCGCGGCGATAAAGTCCCCGGGCCGGAGGCCGCGCCACCGGCCCGCAATACAGCAAACCGCCCGGCCTTGCGGGCCGGGCGGTTCGGAACCAATATCTTTTTATTCAGAACGACATGCCTACGCTGAACCGGTTCACACCGCCCAGATCTCCCATCGGCGAATAGGCGTAGTCGAGCGAATAACTGCGATAGTCGAGCCCCAGTCCGAGCGCGAAGCCTTTTGTGCCGTCGAGTTCATGGCTTTCGGTGCTGTAGCCCGCGCGCAGCGCGGCTTTGAGCGCCGCACCGATCTCTCTGGCGCATTCCGCGCCGAACGCGCCGTAAACGCCGCCGTCGCGCGGGGCGACCGCGTCGGCCGACACCAGCACCGTATCGGCTATCATGCAAGCCGCTCCGCCCCGGATAGTGAACGGAAGCGGGTCGCTTTCATTCACATATTTCATGCCGGATCCCATGTTCTGAAGATTCAGGCCAAGCGTAAGGCCGGAAATACTGTAGCGCACTCCCGCGTCCGCCGCGAAAGCCGTAGCCTTGCTGCGGATTTGCGAGGAGATGTATTTCAGGCTTGCGCCCGCGTCCAGCCCCAGCAGTTTATGCCCGAACCCGAGCGAAACCGCCAGATCGCCGGGATGAATGACTCCCTCGGTATTGCCGTTTGCGTCAAACGCGTCCACATCGCCGTATGAAAGATACTGCACGCCAGCCGCCAGTGCGCCGCCCCAGACTGGCAGCGCATAAGAGGCCCATTCGTAGCGGATGTCTTCAAACATCTGCGCGTGGGTGAAAGCGGCGTGCTGGCTGGTCAGGCCCGCCAGGCCCGCGGGGTTCCAGTAGATTGCGCCGGAATCGCCGGCCACGGCGGTAAACGCTCCGCCCATGCCTGCGGCGCGCGCGCCGGGCCCGAGTTTGAGAAACTGCGCGGCGGAAGTGCCCGCGTCGTCGCCCGAAAAAGCCGCTTCGGCCCGCCCCGCGCAGCAGATCAGCAGGACGCCCGCTATAATCAAGGAGAATTGGTTGTTTGTTTTCATGACGCTCTCCTATTTCTCAACGGCTATCTTGAGCCGGCAGGCAGACTGGGCCTGGTTTTTAAGCAGCGCGATGTAGACCCCGCTGGCGACCGTTTTGCCGCCGCTGTTCTTTCCGTCCCAGACAGCGGTGCCGGAAGCCGAAGCTTCGAAACTGCGTATCAGCTGGCCGACGACGTTGAATATCTGCACTCTGCTGTTCGCGCCAAGATTGATGAAATTCATGCCCGCCTGCGTCATCGGATTGAACGGAACGGGATAGGCTTTGGGGTTCGCCGCCGGAGCGGAGCCGGAGCCGGTATATGCCGCGAGCGCAAAGTCCGAGAAATGCGATGTTGTCGCCACCACTTTCTTAAGCAGCGGATAAGCGGTGGAAGCAAGCACCTCATAGCCCGCCGCCACGGAAGTGCTGAGCGTTACGATCACCAGCTGGCCGGTGTCGAGCCCCGACACGTCGCTGTTTTCATAATTGAAAGTCAAAGTGACCGGCACGGCGGGCTGGGTGGAAATGCTGGTCTGCACCGAGATGCCCAGCGCGGTGGGCGTGAGAGCGGCAAACGCGCGGGTGCTGATATCGAGCAGGCTTGTCATTACGCTTACTCCGCTTCCGAACGCCGCGGGCGGAATATTAACCGCAAGCGTGGCGCCCGATGTGCCTGTTGAAACCAGCAGCGTGGCTGTTGTGGTGGAGATGTTGGACGCGTTCACTTCGGATTTGAAAAGCCCCGCGTCCGTGCCCGCGTACAGCGAACCGGACGCCAGTGTCTTCACTCCGTTAAACCCGCTGCCGAACAGCGTCCAGTCGGCGCCTTCGTTAATGCTCGTGTAGATTTTATCGTCCAGGCCGATATGCATGAGCCGCGCGCCGTCGGCGCCGCGCGCCAGCAGGAATTTCTTTATGCCGCCGTTGGCGTCGTAATAAAGCCGCGACCAGCTGGCGCCGGAATCCGTGCTCCGCATTACATTCCACTCGTTGGCGGCATAGAGCGTGCCGTCATAATCCGGGTCGAGCTGGAGTGTGTTTATGGAACCGCCCGGCAGGCCGGTGGTGTCGTCCAGCGGTTGTTCGATGCGGGTCCAGCTGGCGCCGCCGTTGATGGTTTTGTAAAGGTAAGCGGTGTTTTCGTCATGAATGTAATCCGGGTAGCTTGCCGCATACATCAAACCCGGCGTTGTGGTGGACAGTGCGATATGGGTTACGGTGGAAGTCGAGCCGTTTATGTAGATCTGGGCCCAGTCGCCGCCTTTGTCAATGCTTTTGTAAAGCCCGGCGGCGATATTTTCCTGCCCGCCCAGCCCTGTTCCCAGATATAAGGTCTGGCGGGAGAGATCTTTCGGGTCGAAAACCAGCGACATGATATTGCCCACATCCCCGGTATCGAAAGTGTACACGGCGTTCCAGCTCAGGCCGGCGTCGGCGCTTGCGTACACGACGCCATTTATGCCGGCGTAAAGAGTGCCGTCGGTATCTACGGTCATTGCTTCATACCAGTCCGGCGCGCCCGCGCGAAACCCGTCGAAATAACGCTGCGTCCATACAGTGCCGGAATCAGTGCTGGCGTAAAAATCAGCGCCGCTGGTCGCGTAAATTCTGCTGCTGTTGACGGGATCATGGAGCAGGCCGGAGAAACTCACGTTATACAGTCCGCCATTGCTGGTTTCGAAACTGCCGGAGCCGGTTTTTTTGTACAGCGCGGCTCCGCTATAGCCGTCGGCGATATAGAGCGTATTGCCGCCGGCGGAATACAGAAGCGAGCCGTCGCCGTCCGCCGCGAAGCTGTTGTTTGAAAGGGTTGAGTCAATAACGAACCCGGTTCCCCAGTTCAAGCCGCCGTTTACGCTTTCGTAGCAGGTGCCGCCGTTGCAAGCGACAACATCGCCGGTGCTTTTGACCACTATTCTGAAAAGCGATTTGTCATTATCCGAATCGTACAGGCCGGGGCCGAACGTGCCTGACACGTCAATCCCGGCCCAGGTGGCGCCGGAATCTGTGCTTCTGAGCACGGTCTGATATCCTCCCGCGTAGAGATCGGCGGGGTTTCCGGGATTCGCCGCCAGCGAAAACACGGACAGCGTAACCGTGCTGTTCCATGTCGTTCCCGTATCGGTGCTGCAATAAACCGCGCCGCTGTTGCCGTAGCCGGTTTTTGCCACGGTAAAGCAGACGGTGCCCGTTGAGGGCGCGATTAACTGCGTTATGACGCTGCCGTCATCCGCCAGCGAGTGGATGGAAACCCAGTCGCCATTGCCGCCCCCGGCGCTTTTGTAAACAGCGCGGGTTTCATTGTCGGCGCCATATATCAAACGCGCGTCGGCCGGATCTGCCGGCATTCCTATGGCAACTGCGGCATAAGGAATGTTCATGGAGGAAACGAATACCCACGTCGCGCCGGAATCGTCGCTGCGGTAGGTGGCTCCGGCATAGGAACTGTTTGCGTAGGCGCGGCCTGCCTGACCGGGCGCGAACGACACGGCTGCCGGTTTTATCCCGTTAAGCACCGCCGACCAGGTGTTCCCGGCGTCAATGGAGCGATAAACGCTTTGCGCTCCGGCCGCCAGCAGAATGTCATTGTCATTGGGATCCATGGCAAGCATATGGATTTTCCCGCCGGCAAGATTCATCGTTTGCCAGTTGGCTTCAAGGCCGTGTGAAATTCCTCCGGCGGCCAGCAGCCCCAATACCGCAAAAAAATATTTTCGCATGTATTCTCCTTAATTGTTCCCCGCGCGACATGTTATGCAGTGAGCTGTGATGACAGACCGATGATGAAAGATGTTTAAAAGCATCGCGACACCTAATTCTAGCACAAAGCCAGGCCGGAGTTGTCGAACTCCGGCCTGGCTTTGCTGTTCTGGTTTTTGAAATCAGATCCGTCTGTAGTCGGATCGCTTTTCCTTGTAAAAAGGAAACCGCTGCCGTGTAGTGGTCACTTTGTCTTTTTCCACGGGAGTTTCGCAGATGTGGATGCCGTCCTGCGTGCCGCAGTCAAGCAGCACCCGGCCCAGCGGGTCCACAACGCTTGAATTGCCGCTGAACTCAATAGTTTTTTCTCCGAACGGCTCGGTGCCGGTGCGGTCCACCCCGATGCAGTAACACTGGTTTTCAGTGGCGCGGGCACGCACGAGCGTGGTGTAATGGTCGGCGCGGCGCGCGGGCCAGACAGCTATATTCACGAAAATGTCCACTTTTTCAGACACTTCCCAGAACAGATACGGGAACCGCAGGTCGAAACAGATTGTGGGGCATACGGTCATGCCTTCAAGATCAAACGAGGTCATCTCGCTGCCGGGCGTGTAATGCTCGCTTTCGCCGCCGAACGCGTACTGGTGTATCTTGCTGTATTCGTTAATCTTTTCGCCTTTGCGGTTAAAGGTGACAAGGCGGTTGTTGCGGTCAATAACGCCGCCGAATGAAACCCAGGTGTTGTATTTGCGGGCGAAATCGCTGAAAAAAGCGAGGTCGGATTCGTCCAGCTCCGCCGCCGCGGTATTCATTGTGAAGCCGGTAAGCGTCATCTCCGGAAAGATTATCCAGTCTATCTCGGCTGTTCTGCCGCAGTTTTCCATCAATTCGGAAATTCTGGTTTTGTTGGTCCGCTTGTCTTCCCAGGCCATATCGAACTGGCAAAGCGCGATTTTCATGGTGAGCTCCTTGTGCTGTGCCTATATTTAACCAAAATACGCCGCACTTTAACAAACCGGCCTGATTCAAACAGCAAAGGCGGGAGCTCAGGGCTCCCGCCTTTATTCCAAGCGATGAAGTTACCGGTAAAGCTTAAGATATTCCATGAACCGGCCCCAGCTGGAAGCCTGCGCGAAACTGAGCGATTCGTAACGGTTGGACGCGTCCACCAGCGTTCCCGGCATGCCGGGAACAGTGATGGCTATGCCGTGCGTGTTTTTATAGTCCTTGCCGGTCCGGTCTTTGCTTGAATACACATTGTCTATCACAAGCGCGGAGCGTATGTAAGAAAGCAGTTCCGCCGTTTTTGCCCTGACCGGCGCGTACCGTTCGTCCCGCGGCAACGCGTCGGCGAACAGGTCCGCGAAATTATACAGGTCGGCGTAGGGCGAGATGAGTTTTTGGGGATCCGTCGCGTCATCGCCCACCTCAAAGCGCACTACCCCGTTCAGCGCGGCTTTCAGCGCGCCCGCATTGTCCGCCTGACGAACCAGTTCTGTCCACCCGTCCAGCAATTTCGCCAGCCCTTCCAGCCTGGCCGCGCGAATGGCGGACAGCTGCACGCCGTATTTCGTCTGCACCAGCTGGTCGGCAATATCGGGGCGGGTATAAAGGCTGTGGAACGTTTTGGTGAACACTTTGCCAGCCGCTTCGGCGTTCATGCCGGGTTTGGCGCTGAGCGCGGCGATGATCGCTTCAAAATCGAAACTCGCCAGCTGGATCACTTCTTCAGAACCCACTATCACGTCCGGCGAGCTCTTGAATTCATACGCCACTTCCATCATCTGCATGAAGCAGGCCATGCTGGCGTAAACATCAAGATGCCCGATGGTTTCAAAAAGCGGCTTCAGCTCGGTCGTTTTAATATAACTCTGGTTCTCGAAATCATGCGAGATGGAGCGTCCGCCGGACCCGTTTTCCCGCCACGACGCCGGCGGGTCAATCCAGCCCCAGCCGTGATCCCACAAAACCAGAATATATTTTTCGGCGGGATAGTTTGCTTTTGTCCATTTGACAAAAGCCGCCACGTTTTTCCAGTTGCCCATGTCGGACCTGCCCAAATCCATCAGCACGGGCGACGTGATTTTTTCAGGGTCATTGTCACGGGCGACATAGTAACGGCGAACTCCGATCCAGTCGCCGTCGGCATCGGTATCGTTGTCCTGACCGCGCATGCGGCCCATTTCAACCACCACGTTGACGCGGTCGGACGAGCCCGCAGCTTCCAGTTTGTTCATGTCGGCCAGAGCGAACGGTTCGACGTTGCTCTTTCCATTCATATAAACCATCACGGTCCAGTCTTTCGTTTTCCGCGCCGAAACGGCGGCGGACTGTTTTTCCTCTTTCACAACAGGAATGGCGGCCCCGGAATCAGCGAACCGGTCCGCAACCTGTCTGGCGCTTATGTAACCGAAATCTCCCAGCGAAAAACCCGGACTGCAGTATGCCGCAACCAATACAGCCAATGCCGCAATTCTCATCACTCGCTCCTGACATCGAAAGCAGATTATATGTTATATCCGTCACGCACTTTGCGCACATGCGGCAAAAGCCCCAATTTCCCGCGGGACTTAAGACCTATTCTCACGCGGCAATCCGCAACATCCCATATTGCAGCCCGCCGCGGAAAACAGCCGCTTTCCATTCTTGCAAAAAGCGCCCGCCGAACGCAAGTCATTTCCCATGCCTGTGCCGGCTTGCGGTGCAGATGCCGGGAAAAATTGAACCGGTTCCGGCGGCAGGCCAGACGAAGACAGGCAGCGTCCCGCGCTCCGGCAATAAGCACATTGCGCCGGCATTGGCAAAGTTGTAGACTAGCCGTTGCGGATCAGGCGGGGCATTTAAAGCATCGGGACAATAACAGATGGCGCATAAAAAAATTTATGTGGCGGCATGCGGTTTTCTCCGTTCCGAATTGGCGGCGGCGGTGAAAACAGCCGGGCTTGAAGGCGTTATACCGGTCAGCGGCTGCGCGGATTGCCGGGACTGCGGCATGCGGTGGGCGGCTATCGAGAAACAGCTGCCCGCGCGCGGGCCCGCGAAAGTTCATCTGTACGGCTGCAAATGCCTTGACGGCCTGGGCGAACCGCCGCAGCGGCTGGCCAACGCTGTCGTCCGGCGTTTTGAAAACTGCGCCGAACTCGTGGCCGGCAGAGAAATGGTGGCGCATGCGCTGGCCCGGAAGAAATGTCCGCTCACGCCCGGCTGGCTGTCCGCCATGCGGGAAAACGGGCACGATTCCGTTTCCTCCAAAGCATCGTACAGGGAAAAATATTCAGGGCTGGCGCTGTTTGATACCGGCGTGCTGCCGGATGCGGAACGGCTGCTGAAAGAATTTTCGGAATTTACCGGCCTGCCAGCGGAAACGGTGTTTGTCGGCCTGGATGTTTTGCGTCAGACTCTGGTTTCGGCCGTGCGGGAAGACGAACTGCAAACGGATCTGAAGGAAGCGCGCCAGTCACTCGCCGAACGCCGGGTTCTGCTCTCCCATTATAGCGTGACTCTTGAATTCATCGCGGGACTTACGGGCCAGAAGTCCGAACGCGAGATAATCAATCAGCTGTTCATGCTGTTTTCCCGCCTTTTCGAACCGGCGCGCATTTCCTTTATTGATTTGAAAAATCCGGACCAAATCAGACACCTGCCGCAAGCCGCCTGCGATTGCGGCGAAATTGCCGGCAGAATGACCGGCGACGCCGATTTCTATCAGATCGGCGAAACCGGGTTCGGTCTTAAAATTTCCGGCAACAGCGGCCCGCTGGCGGCGGTGGAAGTGGACGGCGTAAAATATCCCGAACGGATCAATTACTATCTGAACATTTCGTTTCTGGTCGCGCAGATCTGCGGGCTGGGGATTGAAAACACCCGCCGCTATGAAGTAATACGGGCCGCGCAGGACCGGCTGGAAATCCAATACCGGCATTTTATTTCATTGCTTAACAATATTGATTCGGCGGTGGTGGTTTTCGATATTGCGACAGGTAAACTGGTGTTCGCCAACCGTTTTGCCGAAGGCGTATTCGGGCCGGCGGGAGACCGCGACTACCGGGCTTTTCTGGGCAGCCATGACATTATTCTGCCGTCTTCTTCAGCGGCGGACGCGCCGTTCAACTTTTTCAGCACGTCCGGCAACCGCTGGCATATTGCGGTAAGCCGCTGGATTTCCTGGTGGGACGGCCGCGATGTGATACTGCTCACCGCAACCGATATTACGGAACTTAAGGAAACCACCGAACGGGCCGACAAGGCCAAGCGGGCGGCCGACGAGGCCAACCGCGCCAAAAGCGATTTCCTTTCGGGCATGAGCCACGAGATCCGCAATCCGCTCAATATAGTCTGCAATATGGCGGTGCTGCTTGGCGAAACGGAGCTGGCGCCCGAACAGAAAACCTTTATCCAGGTGCTGAAAAACGCGAGCGACAATCTGCTGCTGATCGCAAATGACATCCTTGACCTGTCGAAAATCGAAGCGGGCAGAATGACGCTGGACGAAACAGTATTTGACGTGCGCGAACTGGTTGAAAGCGTATGCGGGATGATGAGCGTCAAAGCCGGGCGCAAGCATATCGAACTGCGGCTGACTATCGGGCCCGACGTGCCGGATACGATTGTGGCCGACGCCACGCGCCTGCGCCAGATCCTGTTTAATCTTCTTGATAACGCGATAAAATTTACCGAGCAGGGGCAT comes from Elusimicrobiaceae bacterium and encodes:
- a CDS encoding PorV/PorQ family protein; protein product: MKTNNQFSLIIAGVLLICCAGRAEAAFSGDDAGTSAAQFLKLGPGARAAGMGGAFTAVAGDSGAIYWNPAGLAGLTSQHAAFTHAQMFEDIRYEWASYALPVWGGALAAGVQYLSYGDVDAFDANGNTEGVIHPGDLAVSLGFGHKLLGLDAGASLKYISSQIRSKATAFAADAGVRYSISGLTLGLNLQNMGSGMKYVNESDPLPFTIRGGAACMIADTVLVSADAVAPRDGGVYGAFGAECAREIGAALKAALRAGYSTESHELDGTKGFALGLGLDYRSYSLDYAYSPMGDLGGVNRFSVGMSF
- a CDS encoding clostripain-related cysteine peptidase encodes the protein MAVLVAAYCSPGFSLGDFGYISARQVADRFADSGAAIPVVKEEKQSAAVSARKTKDWTVMVYMNGKSNVEPFALADMNKLEAAGSSDRVNVVVEMGRMRGQDNDTDADGDWIGVRRYYVARDNDPEKITSPVLMDLGRSDMGNWKNVAAFVKWTKANYPAEKYILVLWDHGWGWIDPPASWRENGSGGRSISHDFENQSYIKTTELKPLFETIGHLDVYASMACFMQMMEVAYEFKSSPDVIVGSEEVIQLASFDFEAIIAALSAKPGMNAEAAGKVFTKTFHSLYTRPDIADQLVQTKYGVQLSAIRAARLEGLAKLLDGWTELVRQADNAGALKAALNGVVRFEVGDDATDPQKLISPYADLYNFADLFADALPRDERYAPVRAKTAELLSYIRSALVIDNVYSSKDRTGKDYKNTHGIAITVPGMPGTLVDASNRYESLSFAQASSWGRFMEYLKLYR
- a CDS encoding ATP-binding protein, which encodes MAHKKIYVAACGFLRSELAAAVKTAGLEGVIPVSGCADCRDCGMRWAAIEKQLPARGPAKVHLYGCKCLDGLGEPPQRLANAVVRRFENCAELVAGREMVAHALARKKCPLTPGWLSAMRENGHDSVSSKASYREKYSGLALFDTGVLPDAERLLKEFSEFTGLPAETVFVGLDVLRQTLVSAVREDELQTDLKEARQSLAERRVLLSHYSVTLEFIAGLTGQKSEREIINQLFMLFSRLFEPARISFIDLKNPDQIRHLPQAACDCGEIAGRMTGDADFYQIGETGFGLKISGNSGPLAAVEVDGVKYPERINYYLNISFLVAQICGLGIENTRRYEVIRAAQDRLEIQYRHFISLLNNIDSAVVVFDIATGKLVFANRFAEGVFGPAGDRDYRAFLGSHDIILPSSSAADAPFNFFSTSGNRWHIAVSRWISWWDGRDVILLTATDITELKETTERADKAKRAADEANRAKSDFLSGMSHEIRNPLNIVCNMAVLLGETELAPEQKTFIQVLKNASDNLLLIANDILDLSKIEAGRMTLDETVFDVRELVESVCGMMSVKAGRKHIELRLTIGPDVPDTIVADATRLRQILFNLLDNAIKFTEQGHVALAVTRSAAAGKPDLLNFTVTDTGTGIPLEKQSLLFGKFSQLHGNCGKLYGGTGLGLNLSQQFARLMRGSIYAHSRENEGSRFWLEIPLFAAPASPAAETPAPENEHSGRKLKILIVEDSRDNIMIIRAFLKKQSHTLTECYNGKEAVEAFRRERFDLILMDIQMPVMDGYTATRLIREHEQEGNLPRTPIVVLSAYSTSEEQQRALELGCDRYLTKPLTRTGVLETIAHYARRNSV